In Fusobacterium sp., the genomic stretch TTTTAGAATTAGAAATGGTAAAAGATTTGGAACTTTTTGATGACCAAGGTGTGAAAGTTTCAACTCATACCTATGATGTCTTGAAGATATCTATCGATGAACTCAAAAGAGATTATAAAAATTTTTCTGAAGCCAGGCAGAGAGTGGATTTTTTTGCTATGACAGTAGGAATAATAATCCATGATCTCAGTAAAGGAAGCATTAGAAAAACAGAAGAAAAATTTTCACATTCACAAATGATGCTAAAAAAACCTGAATATATAACAAGGGAAGCAGATAAAGTATTAAAAGATGTAGAGGAAGCTATTGGAGCAGAACTTAATGATACTATAAGAAAAAATATAATTCATATAGTATTATCCCATCATGGTAAATGGGGGAAGATACAACCTAATACAAAAGAAGCTCACATAGTTCATAGGGCTGATATGTATTCAGCAAAGTATCATAGAATAAATCCAATAGGTGCTGATAAAATACTGGAACTTATGTCTCAGGGAGCGTTGCTTGAAGAGATAGCAGAAAAATTGAACTGTACTCAGGGAGTAGTAAAAGATAGATTAAAAAGAGCTAAACAAGAACTTAATCTAAAAAATACAAAACAGCTTATAAATTATTATAAGAAAAACAAAAAAATTCCAATTGGAGATAATTTTTTTATTCAGAGAGTAAGAGAAACGGAAAAATTAAAAAGAATGGTAGATAGAAAGGGATTTAAAAACATAATGCTTGAAAGCCCACTTCTTCCATACTTTAATGATGATATAATTTTTAAAAAAGATAAAGATAAATAGATGATATTTTTAGAGGTGAAAAATGAAAGAGAGATTAGACATTCTCTTAGTAAAAAATGGGTTTTTTGAAAGTAAAGAGCAGGCTCAGAGAGCTATAATGGCTGGATTGGTAATAGTAGATAATAAAAAAATAGACAAGAGCGGAACTTTTATAAAATTAGATAAAGAGCCTGTTATAAGAATAAAAGGAGAAATGTCTAAATATGTAAGCAGAGGTGGATTAAAACTTGAAAAAGCCTTACAAGTATTTGGAATGAAACTTACTGGAAAGTTAATCCTTGATGTAGGAGCTTCAACAGGAGGCTTTACAGATTGTTCACTTCAAAATGGAGCTGAATTTGTATATGCAATGGATGTAGGAACTAACCAACTTGATTGGAAACTTCGAAATCATAATAAAGTAAAAGCTATAGAAAATACTCATATAAAAGATTTAACAGAAAATGAATTAGATAATAGAAAAATGGATTATATAGTAATGGATGTTTCTTTTATATCTATAACAAAGGTATTAGAACATTTGATAAAATTTTGTCAGCCAGAGACTAAACTTATGGCTTTAATCAAGCCTCAATTTGAGGTAGGCAGAGAACATATAGAAAAAGGTGGGATAGTAAAGGATAGTATGCAGCATATAGAAGCTGTGAAAAAAGTTATTAAAGAGGGAGAAAAGAATAAATTTTATATTGAAGGATTAGATTTTTCCCCAATAACAGGAACAAAAGGGAACATAGAGTATATATCAATATTTGGACTTAAAGTTGAAAATAAAAAAAATATAGATATAGATGGGATTGTCAAAAATGGTAGGAATTTAGGAGGAGCTGTATGAAAAAGTTGTTTAAGAACAAAATAATAGTGCTGTTATTTTCAATGATTGTTTTTTCTAATTGTTTTTCAGCAAATGAAGATAAAAGTGGATTTCTTTCAAATATAAGAGAGTTGAAAGAACTTTCTGATATTATGGATATACTTAATGAAAATTATGTAGGTGAAAAGAAAATAGATAAAAAAATCCTCCTTCAAGGTGCAGTTAAAGGAATGTTAGAATCTTTAGATGATCCTCATTCAAATTATTTTACTAAAGCTGAGTTAGAAAGTTTTAAAGAAGATTTGAAAGGAACTTATGTAGGTGTTGGGATGGTAGTGCAAAAAAGGGTCAATGAACCTCTTACAGTAGTATCTCCAATAGAAGATGGACCAGCTTTTAAAGTTGGAGTAAAACCAAAAGATAAAATAATAGCTATTGATGGTGAAGCTACATATAAACTTACAAGTGAAGAAAGTGTGAAAAAACTTAAAGGTGAACCTAATACAAAAGTAAAAGTGACAGTATACAGAGAATCTACAAAAGAAACAAAAGATATAGAAATAGAAAGAGCTGTTGTAGAGCTTAAATATGTAAAACATAGAATGCTTGATGATAAAATTGGTTATTTGAGACTTACTCAATTTGGAGAAAATGTATATCCAGATGTAAAAAAAGCTATGGAAGAGCTGCAAAAAAATAATATGAAAGCTCTTGTATTTGATTTGAGAAGTAATCCAGGCGGAGCTCTGGATCAAGCTATAAAAATTTCTTCTATGTTTCTGAAAGAAGGAAGAGTAGTAAGTGTAAAATCTAAAGAGGGAACAGAGCAGGTATCTAATAGAGAAGGTAAATATTATGGAGATTTTCCTCTTGTTATTCTCATTAATGGAGGAAGTGCTTCTGCATCTGAGATTGTATCTGGAGCAATAAAAGATAATAAAAGGGGTATTCTTGTAGGAGAAAAATCTTTCGGAAAAGGAAGTGTACAAACTCTTATTCCATTACCAGATGGAGATGGAATGAAACTTACTATTGCTAAATATTATACTCCAAGTGGAATATCTATTCATGGAAAAGGAATAGAACCAGATGTAGTAGTAGAGGAAAAAGAAGGATATATGCTTTTTGATAGTATGGTAACTAATATAGATGAAACTGAAACAAAAGAAAATAAAAAAGAAATAATAAAAGAAATTAAAGGAGAAGAAGCAGCAGAAAAATATTCTCAACATAAAGATATACAATTAGATACAGCTGTAGGAATACTTAAAGGACTTCTTCTAAATAAAGAAAATAGCAAGTAGAAGGGTGAAGAAATATGCTTTATATAGTAGCAACTCCAATAGGAAATCTTGAGGATATGACTTTCAGAGCAATTCGTACTTTGAAAGAAGTAAATTATATTTTTGCTGAAGATACAAGAGTTACAAGAAAGCTTTTAAATCATTATGAAATAGAAAATATAGTATATAGATATGATGAGCATACAAAGATGCATCAGATTGCAAATATAATAAATCTTTTAAAAGAAGGAAAAGAGATCGCTTTGGTAACAGATGCAGGAACACCATGTATATCAGATCCTGGATATGAGTTAGTAGATGCAGCTCATAATGAAGGAATAAAAGTTGTTCCAATTCCTGGAGCAAGTGCTTTAACAGCAGCAGCTTCAGCAGCTGGAATAACTATGAGAAGATTCTGTTTTGAAGGTTTTCTCCCTAAGAAAAAAGGGAGGCAGACACTTTTAAAAACTCTGTCACAGGAAGAAAGAACAATAATAATATATGAATCACCTTTTAGAATAGAAAAAACTTTAAGAGATATAGAACAGTTTATGGGAGTGAAAGAAGTAGTAATCATAAGGGAGATTACAAAAATATATGAAGAAATACTGAGAGGAACAACTACAGAGCTTATAGAAAAACTTGCCAAAAATCCAATAAAAGGTGAGATAGTTTTTCTTATCAAGGGGCAAGAAGATTAATTTAAGGGAGTAGTGTAAACCATGTCAATGACAAAAATAAATTGGTATCCAGGTCATATGAAGAAAACAAAAGACCTGATAAAAGAAAATATGCAGCTGATAGATATAGTTCTAGAAGTAGTGGATGCAAGAATACCTTTATCCAGCAAAAATCCTGATATTTCAGGTCTTGCTAAGAATAAAAAAAGAGTTATAGTTTTAAATAAATCTGATCTTGTGGAAAAGTCAGAAATATTATATTGGAAAAAATATTTTAAAGAAAATAATATGGCTGATGAAGTTCTTGAAATCAGTGCAGAAACTGGTTTCAATATAAAAGCACTTTACTCTATTATAGATAAGGTATCAGCTGAAAAAAAAGAAAAAATGAAAGCTAAAGGTTTAAGAAAAGTAAATACAAGATTAATGGTAGTAGGTATACCAAATGTAGGGAAATCGAGACTTATTAATAGAATTGTAGGAAAAAGCAGTGCTGGAGTAGGAAATAAACCTGGATTTACTAGAGGAAAACAATGGGTAAGAATAAAAGAAGGATTGGAGTTATTAGACACTCCAGGAATTTTATGGCCTAAATTTGAAAGTGATGAAGTTGGGCAAAATTTAGCAATAACTGGAGCAATAAGAGATGAAATACTTCCAATAGAAGATATTTCTTGTATTTTAATTTCAAAAATGATTAAATATGGATTATGGAATATTCTTAAAGAAAGATATAAACTATTAGATGAGGATAAAAGTGAAATTATGGGTGAGATTCTTGAAAAGATAGCTCTTAGAAATAAGATGTTCAATAAAGGAGAAAATCTTAATATTCAACAAGCAGCATATACAGTTCTTAGAGATTATAGAAATTGTAGATTAAGTAAATTTGGTTTGGACAAGTAATGGAGGAATAATGGAAAAACTAAATATAGACTTAAATGTTTTGGAAGAAACTTTAGTCAATTTTTTGAAAGAAGAAGTAGGAAAAGTAGGATTTAATAAAGTAGTATTAGGATTGTCTGGAGGAATAGATTCGGCTCTTGTAGCATTTCTTGCAGCTAAGGCATTTAGCCCTGAAAATGTTTTAGGGATAATGATGCCATATAAAGCTTCGAGCAAAGAAAGCATTGAACATGCAGAACTTGTAATAAAAGCTTTAGGAATAAGAAATAAAAAAATAGAGATAACACCAATGGTAGAGGCTTATTTTAATTTAGAATCAGATATGAGCAGCCTTAGAAAGGGTAATAAAATGGCTAGAGAGAGAATGTCTATACTTTTTGATCATTCAGCTAAAGAAAAAGCTTTAGTGCTTGGAACTTCTAATAAAACTGAAATAATGTTAGGGTATAGTACTCAATTTGGAGATTCAGCTTCAGCAGTTAACCCAATAGGTGATTTATATAAAACACATGTGTGGAATTTATCAAAACATATGGGAATACCAAAAGAGCTTATTGAAAAAAAACCGAGTGCTGATTTATGGGAAGGGCAAACTGATGAACAAGAACTTGGATTTTCATATAAAATGGCGGATGAAATATTATATAGACTTATAGATGAAAGAATGACTCCAGAAGAAATAATCAGAGAAGGATTTTCTAAAGATACTGTAGAAACAATAATCAAAAAAATAAAACTTTCACAATATAAAAGAAAACTACCAACAATAGCTAAGGTGTCAAGAAGAACTATGGGAATGGAATTCAGATATCCTAGAGATTGGGGAGTATAGCAAATTATCT encodes the following:
- a CDS encoding HD domain-containing protein, producing MQEKNKKALEFIENLLELEMVKDLELFDDQGVKVSTHTYDVLKISIDELKRDYKNFSEARQRVDFFAMTVGIIIHDLSKGSIRKTEEKFSHSQMMLKKPEYITREADKVLKDVEEAIGAELNDTIRKNIIHIVLSHHGKWGKIQPNTKEAHIVHRADMYSAKYHRINPIGADKILELMSQGALLEEIAEKLNCTQGVVKDRLKRAKQELNLKNTKQLINYYKKNKKIPIGDNFFIQRVRETEKLKRMVDRKGFKNIMLESPLLPYFNDDIIFKKDKDK
- a CDS encoding TlyA family RNA methyltransferase is translated as MKERLDILLVKNGFFESKEQAQRAIMAGLVIVDNKKIDKSGTFIKLDKEPVIRIKGEMSKYVSRGGLKLEKALQVFGMKLTGKLILDVGASTGGFTDCSLQNGAEFVYAMDVGTNQLDWKLRNHNKVKAIENTHIKDLTENELDNRKMDYIVMDVSFISITKVLEHLIKFCQPETKLMALIKPQFEVGREHIEKGGIVKDSMQHIEAVKKVIKEGEKNKFYIEGLDFSPITGTKGNIEYISIFGLKVENKKNIDIDGIVKNGRNLGGAV
- a CDS encoding S41 family peptidase; the encoded protein is MKKLFKNKIIVLLFSMIVFSNCFSANEDKSGFLSNIRELKELSDIMDILNENYVGEKKIDKKILLQGAVKGMLESLDDPHSNYFTKAELESFKEDLKGTYVGVGMVVQKRVNEPLTVVSPIEDGPAFKVGVKPKDKIIAIDGEATYKLTSEESVKKLKGEPNTKVKVTVYRESTKETKDIEIERAVVELKYVKHRMLDDKIGYLRLTQFGENVYPDVKKAMEELQKNNMKALVFDLRSNPGGALDQAIKISSMFLKEGRVVSVKSKEGTEQVSNREGKYYGDFPLVILINGGSASASEIVSGAIKDNKRGILVGEKSFGKGSVQTLIPLPDGDGMKLTIAKYYTPSGISIHGKGIEPDVVVEEKEGYMLFDSMVTNIDETETKENKKEIIKEIKGEEAAEKYSQHKDIQLDTAVGILKGLLLNKENSK
- the rsmI gene encoding 16S rRNA (cytidine(1402)-2'-O)-methyltransferase, with product MLYIVATPIGNLEDMTFRAIRTLKEVNYIFAEDTRVTRKLLNHYEIENIVYRYDEHTKMHQIANIINLLKEGKEIALVTDAGTPCISDPGYELVDAAHNEGIKVVPIPGASALTAAASAAGITMRRFCFEGFLPKKKGRQTLLKTLSQEERTIIIYESPFRIEKTLRDIEQFMGVKEVVIIREITKIYEEILRGTTTELIEKLAKNPIKGEIVFLIKGQED
- the ylqF gene encoding ribosome biogenesis GTPase YlqF, with amino-acid sequence MSMTKINWYPGHMKKTKDLIKENMQLIDIVLEVVDARIPLSSKNPDISGLAKNKKRVIVLNKSDLVEKSEILYWKKYFKENNMADEVLEISAETGFNIKALYSIIDKVSAEKKEKMKAKGLRKVNTRLMVVGIPNVGKSRLINRIVGKSSAGVGNKPGFTRGKQWVRIKEGLELLDTPGILWPKFESDEVGQNLAITGAIRDEILPIEDISCILISKMIKYGLWNILKERYKLLDEDKSEIMGEILEKIALRNKMFNKGENLNIQQAAYTVLRDYRNCRLSKFGLDK
- a CDS encoding NAD+ synthase → MEKLNIDLNVLEETLVNFLKEEVGKVGFNKVVLGLSGGIDSALVAFLAAKAFSPENVLGIMMPYKASSKESIEHAELVIKALGIRNKKIEITPMVEAYFNLESDMSSLRKGNKMARERMSILFDHSAKEKALVLGTSNKTEIMLGYSTQFGDSASAVNPIGDLYKTHVWNLSKHMGIPKELIEKKPSADLWEGQTDEQELGFSYKMADEILYRLIDERMTPEEIIREGFSKDTVETIIKKIKLSQYKRKLPTIAKVSRRTMGMEFRYPRDWGV